The following coding sequences are from one Bacteroidales bacterium window:
- a CDS encoding bifunctional riboflavin kinase/FAD synthetase — translation MIIKTEKVKVYHGIQAIEPIHKPVVTVGTFDGLHIGHQKVIGELVHSASTIGGKSVVITFFPHPRTVLQPDYNLRLIISRKEKIKLFEKLGIDVLICIEFTKEFARTSSEDFIKKYLVEPLHPVKVIIGYDHHFGYDRKGDLQFTTEMGEKYGFKVEQIAMQQLDEIAVSSTKIRETIRRGDMKTATKFLGYNYSISGTVVMGNQLGRTIGFPTANIEPDEPDKIIPEYGVYAVLLEWKGKLYKGMSNIGIRPTLKVNQLTIEAHLFDFDEDLYGEKVTLYFLDHTRVEKKFRDLELLRRRLIIDRIKVKKILGDDSENNGTDDDTVIVPQE, via the coding sequence ATGATTATCAAAACAGAAAAAGTGAAAGTTTATCACGGAATACAAGCTATCGAACCTATTCATAAACCGGTGGTGACCGTCGGCACCTTCGACGGGCTGCACATCGGACACCAGAAAGTGATCGGTGAGCTGGTGCATTCGGCCAGCACCATTGGCGGCAAGAGTGTGGTCATCACATTTTTTCCGCATCCACGCACAGTGCTGCAGCCCGACTACAATCTGCGTCTGATTATCTCACGTAAAGAGAAAATAAAGCTTTTTGAGAAACTGGGCATCGACGTGCTGATTTGCATTGAGTTTACAAAAGAATTTGCCAGGACCTCTTCTGAAGATTTTATTAAAAAATATTTGGTGGAGCCGCTGCATCCTGTCAAGGTCATTATTGGCTACGACCATCATTTTGGCTACGATCGCAAAGGCGATCTTCAATTCACCACTGAAATGGGAGAAAAATATGGCTTTAAAGTAGAACAAATAGCCATGCAACAACTCGACGAGATCGCTGTGAGCAGCACAAAGATTCGTGAGACTATCCGGCGCGGCGACATGAAAACGGCTACAAAATTTCTGGGCTACAACTACTCCATCTCCGGCACAGTGGTGATGGGAAACCAGTTGGGGCGCACGATCGGATTTCCTACTGCCAATATCGAGCCTGACGAACCCGACAAGATTATTCCCGAATACGGAGTTTATGCCGTTCTGCTCGAATGGAAAGGCAAGCTATACAAAGGCATGAGCAACATCGGCATACGGCCTACGCTCAAGGTAAATCAGCTCACCATCGAGGCACATCTTTTTGATTTTGATGAGGATTTGTACGGCGAGAAGGTGACGCTATATTTTCTGGATCATACACGTGTCGAAAAGAAATTTCGCGACCTTGAGCTACTGCGACGCCGCCTGATCATCGACCGGATAAAGGTGAAAAAAATTCTGGGCGACGACAGCGAAAACAATGGCACCGACGATGATACGGTTATTGTGCCTCAAGAATAA
- a CDS encoding aspartate-semialdehyde dehydrogenase: MKIAIVGATGLVGQKMLEILPEHKIAVDTIIAAASPRSAGRQVTYDGHQLTVLNVEQCLAQRPHIALFSAGGEVSKAWAERFVEAGTFVIDNSSAWRMHADVPLVVPEINAHTINPKTRIIANPNCSTIQLVMALAPLHAHFRIRRVVVSTYQSVTGSGLKGMQQLTDEEKEIDTTEKAYLHPIHRNVLPHGGAFDESGYTTEEQKLVDETRKILEDDQMQITATVVRVPVMGGHSEAVNVEFFNDFDLAEVRRILEQMPGVVVQDNPAEAIYPMPLLAEGKDEVFVGRIRRDFSQPKTLNIWVVSDNVRKGAATNAVQIAGWLIEQGLVKNV, encoded by the coding sequence ATGAAGATAGCTATTGTAGGCGCTACAGGACTCGTAGGACAAAAAATGTTGGAGATACTCCCGGAGCACAAAATTGCTGTTGATACGATAATTGCCGCCGCCTCGCCGCGATCGGCGGGTCGACAGGTTACCTATGATGGCCACCAGCTTACAGTGCTTAACGTGGAGCAGTGTCTGGCGCAGCGCCCTCATATCGCGCTGTTTTCTGCCGGCGGCGAAGTATCGAAAGCGTGGGCTGAAAGATTTGTGGAAGCGGGTACTTTTGTCATCGACAACTCCTCGGCCTGGCGCATGCACGCTGATGTTCCGCTGGTGGTTCCCGAAATAAACGCGCACACCATCAACCCAAAGACCCGCATTATTGCCAATCCCAACTGTTCCACCATTCAACTGGTGATGGCGCTGGCTCCGCTGCATGCGCACTTTCGCATCCGGCGAGTGGTTGTTTCCACCTATCAGTCAGTAACCGGCTCGGGTCTAAAAGGTATGCAACAACTAACCGACGAAGAAAAAGAAATCGACACCACTGAAAAAGCTTACCTACATCCGATTCATCGCAATGTTTTGCCACATGGCGGCGCTTTCGACGAGTCCGGTTATACTACTGAAGAACAGAAGCTGGTGGATGAAACACGCAAAATTTTGGAGGATGACCAAATGCAAATCACCGCCACGGTGGTGCGTGTTCCGGTGATGGGTGGCCATTCGGAAGCTGTTAATGTGGAGTTTTTTAATGACTTTGATTTGGCGGAAGTACGCCGGATTCTGGAGCAGATGCCTGGCGTGGTAGTTCAGGACAATCCGGCGGAAGCCATTTATCCTATGCCGTTGCTGGCGGAAGGAAAAGATGAAGTTTTCGTCGGGCGTATCCGCCGCGACTTTTCGCAACCTAAAACCCTCAACATATGGGTGGTGAGCGACAATGTGCGCAAAGGAGCTGCTACCAATGCCGTGCAGATAGCCGGATGGCTTATCGAGCAGGGGCTGGTGAAAAATGTTTAA